In one Planctomycetota bacterium genomic region, the following are encoded:
- the mutM gene encoding DNA-formamidopyrimidine glycosylase, with protein MPELPEVETVCRGLRKYALGLRIKDVRVSLPKIINVPVGQFRRHLIGATIKDVQRRAKTINIRFSNGYWLVVHLKMSGQLLYLSKAEPIRKHTHVIFGLSNGDTLRFWDQRQFGYVRLFDGPGRDRFMAELDFGPEPLEKGFTLERFRRMLATKPRARIKPLLMDQTFISGIGNLYADEILFYARIHPLTRVKAVRDLQIKKIFQGIKQILALGVKKRGSSIELYVDVEGKPGGFVPYIKAYGRDGQACVRCKTPIQRIKIGARSASFCPKCQKI; from the coding sequence ATGCCAGAACTGCCGGAAGTAGAAACGGTTTGCCGGGGGTTGCGCAAGTATGCGCTGGGTCTGAGGATTAAGGATGTCCGGGTCAGCCTGCCCAAGATTATCAATGTTCCGGTAGGACAATTCCGCAGACATCTTATCGGCGCCACGATTAAGGACGTGCAACGCCGGGCCAAGACCATTAATATCAGGTTTTCCAATGGCTACTGGCTGGTGGTTCATCTTAAGATGTCCGGCCAGCTGCTCTATCTGTCCAAGGCCGAACCTATTAGGAAACATACCCATGTCATCTTTGGCTTGAGCAATGGTGATACTTTGCGGTTTTGGGACCAGCGCCAGTTCGGGTATGTGCGCCTGTTTGACGGCCCGGGCCGGGACCGGTTTATGGCCGAGCTGGATTTCGGGCCTGAGCCACTGGAAAAGGGTTTTACCCTGGAGCGTTTCAGGAGGATGCTGGCAACCAAGCCCAGAGCGCGTATTAAGCCGCTCCTGATGGACCAGACCTTTATCAGCGGCATCGGCAATCTCTATGCGGACGAGATTCTGTTTTACGCGAGGATTCATCCGCTCACCCGGGTCAAGGCAGTAAGAGACCTGCAAATTAAGAAGATTTTCCAGGGCATCAAGCAGATACTGGCCTTAGGCGTCAAGAAGCGGGGCAGTTCCATCGAGTTATATGTGGATGTGGAGGGCAAGCCGGGCGGGTTTGTGCCGTATATCAAGGCCTACGGCCGGGACGGTCAGGCCTGTGTCCGTTGTAAAACACCGATTCAGCGGATAAAGATCGGCGCGCGCAGCGCCTCGTTCTGCCCTAAATGCCAGAAGATATAG
- a CDS encoding tetratricopeptide repeat protein produces MSGETLRIRQFHTEDEFRAWWESTEIIQLRQGSSGELESLKSHPWIKPWLDKMPGQGPATAAPTVQAPALSGEQFGKYTVERKLGQGGMGAVYLAFDTVLKRRVALKVMSGEDADSRERFLREAQASAKLRHPHIIQVFEIGTEGRYHYFTMEYIEGGSLHDLIGSGASPRQIAEIVAKIASALHYAHSQQLVHRDIKPANILIDQKGEPYLTDFGLAKELTGLDRALTMSGMVVGTPDYMSPEQAKGDKDKMDSRSDIFSLGATLYHSLTGRLPFQGKELYEVMEKVVHYDPAPPTRLVRNLARDIETICLKCLEKEPTSRYQTGQELSDDLLRFVRGELIMARPSGLVTMVYKKAAKNKIASLAIAGALAVLIAVGAWLMISSARNKELVVKYRLEAEELYRRNDYNEAKVRASKALALLPDDRAMQDLIIKCDEVLNENEAQAKKARDARDRARGVLGRMKSMDKPIADDRIKVAEDALKIDPGFDEAWMTLGYAYMDKVDFYKAEQAFGKAIESNPQLAYAYYELALISRDIRKNNKKALADFGKVIEFDPGSHIGYFAKGIIEYQQGHIDEAIKCFGEAVRQKRDYAEAYENLAVAKSDKGDTEGALKDYEKAIQLKPGYADAYYNRGTTEYNKGDLAGALKDFDKAIELGRDDKNIDAYYSRGLTKYKQGDSEGALRDFDKVIELDPEHSNAYIWRGFSREKKGDAGGAMDDYNRAVELNAGDNIVYYNRGALKYNRDDIEGAMEDFEVSIRINPNYAQAYCKRGIIKKDRGDIEGAIADYDRAIRLNPDLAVAYNSRGLARLVRRDIEDALKDFNMAIQLNPEDAVAYTSRGNIRDMKNDSAGALEDYNKSIEINPNYANAYFNRGVTRADRGDIEGAMKDYDRAIELDPKDARAYYSRGISKYDLKDAKGALKDYDKAIEFNPEYGEAYYNRGVVRSRKGDADGAIKDFTNAIRINPNRADAYMSRGIAREKKLDINGAIDDYGKAIQLEPGNAGAYNNRGMAKANKGDAKGAINDFDKAVELKPDYAEAYHSRGVVKYNSGDVAGAVKDFTRAVEIRPDYARAYYYRGVALNAQQKYDPALADFEKVLELDSGSELKVKAREMIERIKGKQGK; encoded by the coding sequence GGGAAAGCACGGAGATTATCCAGCTGCGCCAGGGTTCTTCAGGCGAACTGGAATCGCTCAAATCGCATCCCTGGATAAAGCCCTGGCTGGACAAGATGCCCGGTCAAGGGCCGGCAACCGCCGCGCCGACGGTCCAGGCGCCGGCCCTGTCCGGCGAGCAATTCGGCAAGTATACGGTGGAGCGGAAACTGGGCCAGGGCGGGATGGGCGCGGTCTACCTGGCGTTTGACACGGTCTTGAAGCGCCGGGTGGCGCTGAAAGTCATGTCCGGCGAGGATGCCGATTCGCGGGAGCGGTTCCTGCGCGAGGCCCAGGCCTCGGCCAAGCTGCGCCATCCGCACATCATCCAGGTCTTTGAAATCGGCACCGAGGGCCGGTATCATTATTTCACCATGGAATATATCGAGGGCGGCTCGCTCCATGATTTAATCGGCAGCGGCGCCAGCCCGCGCCAGATTGCCGAGATTGTCGCCAAGATTGCCTCGGCCCTGCATTACGCCCACAGCCAGCAGCTGGTGCACCGCGACATCAAGCCGGCCAATATCCTGATAGACCAGAAAGGCGAGCCGTACCTGACCGATTTCGGGCTGGCCAAGGAGCTGACCGGCCTGGACCGGGCGCTGACCATGAGCGGGATGGTGGTGGGCACGCCCGATTATATGTCACCGGAACAGGCCAAGGGCGACAAGGATAAGATGGACAGCCGGAGCGACATATTTTCTCTGGGCGCCACGCTCTACCATTCCCTGACCGGGAGACTGCCGTTCCAGGGCAAGGAACTTTACGAGGTGATGGAGAAGGTGGTGCATTACGACCCGGCGCCGCCCACCCGGCTGGTCCGCAACCTGGCCCGCGACATCGAGACCATCTGCCTGAAGTGCCTGGAGAAGGAGCCGACCAGCCGCTACCAGACCGGACAGGAACTGTCCGACGATTTACTCAGGTTCGTCCGGGGCGAGCTGATTATGGCCCGGCCCAGCGGGCTGGTTACGATGGTATACAAGAAAGCGGCCAAGAACAAGATAGCCAGTTTGGCCATTGCCGGGGCTTTGGCGGTACTGATAGCGGTCGGCGCCTGGCTGATGATTTCGTCCGCCCGTAATAAGGAACTGGTGGTGAAATACCGGCTGGAGGCCGAGGAATTATACCGCCGGAACGATTATAACGAGGCGAAGGTCCGGGCCAGCAAAGCGCTGGCGCTTTTGCCCGATGACCGGGCGATGCAGGATTTAATCATTAAATGCGACGAAGTCCTGAATGAAAACGAGGCGCAGGCCAAGAAGGCCAGGGATGCCCGGGACCGGGCCCGGGGCGTTTTAGGACGGATGAAAAGCATGGACAAGCCCATAGCCGACGACCGGATAAAGGTGGCCGAGGATGCCCTGAAGATAGACCCGGGATTTGACGAGGCCTGGATGACGCTGGGCTACGCCTACATGGATAAGGTGGATTTTTACAAGGCCGAGCAGGCGTTTGGCAAGGCAATCGAGTCCAACCCCCAACTGGCTTACGCCTATTACGAGCTGGCGCTAATTTCGCGCGACATACGCAAGAACAACAAAAAAGCATTGGCTGATTTCGGCAAGGTGATTGAATTCGACCCGGGCAGCCATATCGGATATTTTGCCAAGGGCATCATAGAATACCAGCAGGGCCATATCGACGAGGCCATAAAATGTTTTGGCGAGGCCGTCCGGCAGAAGCGGGATTATGCCGAGGCGTATGAGAACCTGGCCGTGGCGAAGAGCGATAAGGGCGATACCGAAGGCGCGCTAAAGGATTATGAAAAGGCGATACAATTGAAGCCGGGCTATGCGGACGCCTATTACAACCGCGGGACGACGGAGTATAATAAAGGCGACCTGGCCGGCGCGCTCAAGGATTTTGACAAGGCCATAGAATTGGGGCGAGACGATAAAAATATTGACGCCTATTACAGCCGCGGGCTGACAAAATACAAACAGGGCGACAGCGAAGGCGCGCTCAGGGATTTTGATAAGGTGATAGAACTCGACCCGGAGCATTCCAACGCCTATATCTGGCGCGGGTTTTCCCGGGAGAAAAAGGGGGACGCCGGCGGGGCCATGGACGATTATAACCGGGCGGTTGAGCTTAACGCCGGCGATAATATCGTGTATTATAACCGGGGGGCGCTTAAATACAACCGGGACGATATCGAAGGCGCGATGGAGGACTTTGAGGTCTCCATCCGGATTAACCCGAATTATGCCCAGGCATATTGCAAGCGCGGAATTATCAAAAAAGACCGGGGCGATATCGAAGGCGCCATTGCGGATTATGACCGGGCCATCCGGCTCAATCCCGACCTGGCGGTGGCATATAACAGCCGGGGCCTGGCCAGGCTGGTCCGGAGGGATATTGAGGATGCGCTTAAGGATTTTAATATGGCCATTCAGCTCAATCCGGAAGACGCGGTTGCCTATACCAGCCGCGGCAATATCAGGGATATGAAAAATGATTCAGCCGGCGCGCTTGAGGATTATAACAAATCCATCGAGATTAATCCGAATTACGCCAATGCTTATTTCAACCGCGGGGTGACCAGGGCCGACAGAGGCGATATCGAGGGGGCAATGAAGGATTATGACCGGGCCATCGAACTCGACCCGAAGGACGCCCGGGCGTATTACAGCCGGGGAATCAGCAAATACGACCTGAAGGACGCCAAGGGCGCGCTTAAGGATTACGACAAGGCTATCGAGTTCAATCCTGAGTATGGCGAGGCGTATTATAACCGGGGGGTGGTCAGGAGTCGTAAGGGTGACGCGGACGGCGCCATAAAGGACTTCACCAACGCCATCCGGATTAACCCGAATCGGGCCGACGCCTATATGAGCCGGGGCATAGCCCGGGAAAAGAAGCTGGATATAAACGGCGCCATAGACGACTACGGCAAGGCCATCCAGCTTGAGCCGGGCAATGCCGGGGCGTATAACAATCGGGGAATGGCCAAAGCCAACAAGGGAGACGCCAAAGGCGCCATAAATGATTTTGACAAGGCCGTGGAACTCAAACCAGATTATGCCGAGGCGTATCACAGCCGCGGGGTGGTAAAGTATAACAGCGGAGATGTCGCAGGCGCCGTAAAGGATTTTACCAGGGCCGTAGAAATCAGGCCTGATTATGCACGGGCATATTATTACCGCGGAGTGGCATTGAACGCCCAACAGAAATACGACCCGGCGCTGGCGGACTTCGAAAAGGTATTGGAATTGGATTCAGGCTCGGAACTCAAGGTAAAGGCCAGAGAGATGATAGAGAGGATAAAAGGAAAACAGGGTAAATAG